TCATCGTGTTCGTCGAGGATTCAACAACAAAAGTATATGTGAAGGGTTAAAAGCTTGCTGAAGTAACATAATGTGTTGTATTCTCTCAAGTTTGAGAGTACAAGTTTGAGACATGGACAATGAGAGAACattcaagtttttgtttttttttttcaaattttgttgtTGACACTTTAATATGAATGAGTTGAGAAACCCACCAAACTTgtgatgatataataaaaagtaatcGAAAGTATACGAAAACATGGATGTTGATGTGTATAATCACAAATTTTATATAGTATATTATCAATCGATCAGTATCAtcatataatgataataaaaacaaatgcagtactaaggttttttttttttttttttttttgtgtgaagaCATATATATGACTTGTTTTATGTGCCAATTTTAACCAATAATATTTTACcatgtattaataaattaacaaataaaatggaTCCCTCTTGCCacatatgcaaataaaaaaagagaaaaattaaaacaattatatcaagttgaaaaataaaaataaaaaacatgagaaaaaacTCTGGATTTTACATTCCTCCAAAGAAAAAgacattgataataataaatatgagagagagagagagagagttgtcgAGGGTACGTAGAAGATGACAACCATTAACTTAGTCAAGGATTAGCCTAATTGTGTTATTTTCTTAGCCAATTTGGATAACGTAAAGTTTATGTTTAAATgctgtaatttatttttattttttttctagcattTAGATGCTATGAATCTAGTTTATTAGTGATGGCAGCccaaacaaaaagaataaaaaaaaaaaaaaaaaaaaaagagtcaccCTTGACATAGCTTGAAAAccagtatatattttaatcttttcgtaaagttttttccttgaaatattatttttccaacCGTCCACTTTAGATTATAAATGCCTCAACAAAAAGCAGTCGCTCATTCTAAGGGAAATTAAGAGGAAAAGGAGGAGAAGCTTCCTTCTTGTAATCAGGCAGCAGCAGGATTTACGAGATTTCCTGCCTCTGGACAACAATTCTGCTTCAGTGAGCTTTAGAAAAGCAGTATcctttaaagataaataataaacgAACAACTTTACAAGGTGACAAAAACCTCCCCATGATCACACCAAGCActgaataataaatattctcTGGATAATAAGACCAACAGATTTAACAGTTTATTATAACAGTACATCCGTGATTATTTCATTGATGGAATTATGAACAGAAAACTTTCGTTGAAAAAATTTCATCAGAAATTTATGTTCTGTTCTGATAGtgaatttattgttaataaatttactTATTGTTTTTATAGACAAAACATGtgcatcaaaaataaaattaccctgtctaattttattggtaatttttttttagattaatatagatgttcagACCAGCTTGCGCATACCTTAACTAATTTTACAAGCTCTGAAATTAAGAACCACATAAGCCTCCAATGACCCTGAAGTTTGCGGGACTCGAACTGATGATCTTTGAGAAGCAAACTTAAAGCCTGACCAGTATTTAAGCTACACCTCTTAGAGTTATTTTATCGATAATTCTTTTGATACAATTTAGCATATCACCAACAGGAAAATTGTATGTAATTCATTAGTAAACGACAAAATATCaatgataattttatcaataagttaataattttagtgatatttgcagttttttttttttcaattctctaAAATAGACGGACATGCTTATAAATTGATAAATGTAAAGACAATCCATATTGTAGGAACTTATCGACCAGAGATCACATTAAAACTTTGAaagaacatgaatttcttcaaacaAATAAGAGATAGATATGAAAAATAGGTGTGCTATCACCTTAAAATCCCTCGACAAGGGCTGCTAATTGAGAAAATCTTAATCAGCAAGGGCCAGTCCTCAAAAGAAACAAGTTCTACGTACAATGATTTAGATTAGATGTTTAACTAAAATTGGTCGATAACTTGAACAGAAATTCCCATCAATGGATTGCTTTTTACTCTATCCAAAATATATTCCAtcttactttctttctttctttctttctttatccaaaGCGTTGTCATGCTTGAAGTTTGAGTCCATTTTGCCACCTTCCTCCCTTGATTACACTTTACACGCACAAAAGACAAGTGATGTTGTGTCCCTACAGGCTAGTCTTTTCCCATGCCGTGATTGATGTTCCACTTGTTAGAATCCTTAGGTTTCACTCCTAATTTGGCCCATTTCTTGAAGGGAACACACCCATGTAAACCCCTCCCCACATACctttaatctctttttctttagtCACTCTCAAGATTCAACTAccataacaatttttttgaaaaaaaaaagaaaaagaaagctaaGCTCCTCAAGAAAAAGTCCAAGTCTACTAGTAGCAACTCCACCCtcttcttttatcttcttttggCTTTACAATTGCTTCACCACCTACATTATATACATACACCCTCTCAAACTTTGAAGCGCACACATTCACTCGGACGCAGCCTCAAAAGCTATGGATTGGTTCTCATGGCTGTCAAAAACTGGCCTTGAGCCTTCTCTTGTGTATGAATACGGCCTTGCTTTTGCTCACAATGagcttgaagaagaagatataGCTTACTTTAATCATGAGTTTTCTTCAAAGCATGGGGATATCAATAGCCAAACATAGGCTTGAGATCCTCAAGCTTGCAAGAAAGGCGAAAGGAAAGAGCCCACGTGCCATGGCAAGGGTTCTTGTTGCAATCAAGAGGACAAAGAGGTGTCTAGCTAAGTACGTAAGGACATGGATTCGCAGCGAGGAGTCAGCTCTTGTTCTTCTTCAAAGGCCTGGTTATGGTACCAGATGGAGAGGAACTATGTTGAAGAGGAACAAGAAGTTGATGATGTCTAAACAAGGTAGGTTGTTGCTTACAAATGGTAGCTTTTTCAAACACCCCTATGATTTCTGCTGGCCCAACCCTTGATAGTTTTTCAAGCCCTGTGATTTATGATCTCAACAAAGAGAAGTTAGATCAGGGTGATGATGAGGGGTATTGGACAACTGGTGTTGAAGAGATCAGGTGGGATACCATGTTCCAGAATCTGAAACCAACATGAATTGCTATAGTTTATccccttttttctctctctttcttgatGTCAGTTTAAATGGTGAGAGATGGATTTTTTGTGTGTTCTTCCACCATGGAGTCTTCAGTCTTGCTCatgtattcattttttttcttcttgttttcattAGTGGGTGGGTCAGATAGGAGCACAACTTAGCGTCAgggactgttttttttttctttctttctttttttgttacaaatGAAAGGCTCGAAGCTGAAACCTCTCAAGAAAGGGAGGACATGAGTGTCGATTGAGCTGCAAGCTTTTTGGCGGCATCAGGGTCTGTTTTAGTAATGAGATGGTCTCCCCTGCTTTTGTATTTTGCAGTCTTACTCGCAGACAAAAGAAAAGCATTATCATCTTTTAATAGATTGATTGTTTTAGGATACGAAATTAATTACCATGTGGTAAGGCATCCAAACATATTGTCTTATGCTTCTGTATTTTCGCTCACTAGGCTACGCTTATCGATTTCTAATGTAAGTGGCAACAGATCATAGCAATTGGCAACGAAGAGAGGGGTATAGAGATAACGTCAAGTGCCTGCAGATTAGTACTGGAAAGCGAGGAAGAGGAAACTGGTCTTGAACACAAATACTGCTCTTTCTGCTTCGAGGAAGAGGAAGGGGATAAAAAGAGGCAGCAGCTTGCGTGTACACACATGTATGTGTGAGCAAACAAAGTGGATTTAAATATAGTATATCTTAGCGCGAGTGTGTCGCTAAGTTCATGTATAGAAAGGATTCCAGGATGAATTTCCCCTACAAAAGATGAAAAACATGATGGAAATTAGAATCAATCAATTTGGGATGAGTCACCCTGAAAACAAAGGGGAATAAAGGCCTGTTTCGAATGCCAGGAAAGACTGGACGGAACCAGTATTGATTTATCTTATTTAGGTTTCAGAGGGAATACTGATTTTGATCGACATATATCATAGCAATAACCTGCATACAACTTGGATGTGCCTACCTCCCAcagtttgattaattttgaagtcATTACAGCAAGCTTCATCAAGGAGACCGCCATTGAACAGCCgacaacaaacaaaatatagCATCTTGGAGCATCTAACAAAATCTAGGCGACAAACAAAATATAGCATCTTGGAGCATCTAACAAAATCTAGGCGACGAAAGCCACTGTCTAGAGTGCTACAACAATGAAGCAAACCTCTGCAAAACAGCACGTCACAACCTTGTTAGATGATACAAATGATCTCCATTGGTCAATGGCCAGATGTCTGAGGCAGGCGAAAAGAACCCCCTGAATAAAGCAGTTCGTAAACTGGCCGAATTCTAACTGTCAAAAGTATGCTCAAGATTGTACCCAACCCACAGACTCCAGCTAGAACCAGGAATGTCAACTTGAAGCAATCGGGGCCAACACAAGAAGAGCTACTTTGCTTAGCTGCTTCCGCATCATACACATAACCAGCAAGCATACCTGAGAAAAGAAGTGCACCGATAGGATTGCCTAGCCCCATGAAGCTGTAAATTAAACCAAAGTGTTTCAAGCCAAAAAGCTCGGAAACAGTTGGCACCATTATAGAATACAGGACCCCATAGCAGATGCCAAGCAGAGGAATAGCAGCATAAAGAATTCCATTAAGAGCAAATGCAAAAAGAATGAAGGTCATGACCATGACCATTAGTGCAAATGTCATCCACAAGGTTCGAGGGATCATTTTCAACCTGCAATGAGATTTTATCACGTTCACCATCATTCCCTTGTTAGAAAGAAAATCACATCCAAAGTGCAGTGACATTTAGAACTGTAGGAAATATAGGGCACAAACCTAAGTGCACATAACTAATTCCACATATGGCAAACGTAAGTACTTTTTAGGAAATTCGCATTAGTAAATTGTTCGGAAACTTGTGCTAGGAATGCCTAATGATAATATCCAGCATGTGCTACTTCACAAGAAAGAGAGATTTTCACATTTCAACCTAGCTCTTTATGTTAAGGCAATGAATAATGACCTTACAAAGTGTTCTGAAATGGCGCCTGAGCCAATACGGCCAACAAAATTGCAAAAGCTGAAGAGAGTAAGCAAAAGCGTTGTGTCTTCCAGTCCAAATGCAACACCAACTTGAGCCAAATTATTGAGAACGGTAACTCCAGCACCAACCCCAAGAAAGTTTACAACCCAAAGAAGCCAGAAATCAGCCTTGATAAGAGCCTCACGAATTTTAAAATCCTCACCTCTCCTGGGCCTCCTTCTCTTCTTCACTGCTCCCTCACCCACAGCAAGAAGCATGTCCGCATCCAAAGCATCCTCATTCTCATAAAAACTACCAAGATTAGTACCTGAAGAAGATGGTGTCAACAAAGAATCCGTTGGGGTTGATTCACCTTCCTTTGGGACCAAATGATCTGAAGAATCACTAGGTGGTACATGTCTCTTATGTTCTGCAGGGAAAAGGGTAATTTTGACTGGAATTGCGAGAGGAGACATCAGAATAATAACCattatcaaaactaaaatgtaTGAAACAGTATCACTTAGAGAAACCACACCACTTATTATTGTGGTTATGAGAAGATAAAGAGCAAGCGAAACACTTGCCACTTGACTGAAAATAAAATGGACATGCTCTGAAGAGTCTTCTCCAGAAGCTGGAGAACAGGGCCGAATAAAGTACATCATTGCTAAACATAAAATGGGAATGCCAAGTGTAAGAATTAGGAGAAGCTCTGAATCTGAATCTTTAAGCACCAGTTTGTATATCACAGTATATACTGCAGCTGCGATCCCAGCATAACCTTTGAGAATCCCTGAAACAGTGCCTCTACTGAGAGGGAAGTTTCTCATGTTGGTTACAAGCACAGCTGTGCCAAACCATGTAGTGCTATTAGTGGCTACAACAAGCGCTACCCATATCTGCAACGGCAATGAAGAGTGAAGCCTGTAAAGATTATAATTCATGGAATATTATATACTAAGAGCAAAACTTAATCTGAAGTATGACTCAATAATTTAACAGAAACAAACAATTGTAAAAGTTTCAAGGAAAAAGATGGAAATTCAAAGGGAAGAATGCATAATTTTCCAGAAAAAGCTTGTCTTGACAGCCCATGGacttcaaaatttcttctataaTTTCATACGTCTACCTATGCCGACGGAATGTAAAATATTCTAACCATGGAATATaagaaggattaaaaaaaatggtaaaaaattatgatgtttgTATAGGAGAGTTTTACTCCATAAACTATGTTCTCTGATACTTAGGAACCAGGCCATCTCTGAAAAAACTTCTTGCTGCACACCAGATTGCAAAAAATAAGTGATGAATATGAGCTCGCTGCAGGTTTCAACAATGCTTTCTCAGTAACTTGCACTAAATGCCCTGGaacattatgttttttctttatgaaaagaaacaattgtttttataaaaatataaaaaaatatctagaactAATAAGTAAATGTTTTGTCATATGATATATACATTGAACTAACCTGTATAGAGATTTCATATGGAAAGATGGACAGTTGTTTAAGTGATTCTTAGACTTGAAATAacttaattatcttatttgatcATGACTATATGTTGTTCTAATTAAGAATAACAAATGGACATAATTGGGTATagtcaaggttgtcaatttcatTAAGTTTCAGCCAAAATGACCAATATACGTCGTATCAtttcaaaaaacagaacaaagtggaaaaaaaattcatctcgAGAATCTCGGGTCATTTTGGATTTCTTGCCCAAATTCCTTCTGAAATATTCTAGGTTTATTTCATCCATTTTATTCTGGATAAAGTGATGAGCGAActataattcttttataaaaaaaatcctagacCTCCCGTTTACACATTCTCCTATATATATCTTGACtcctaaaatttttaatataatttaatattgtaagATTAATGaagagaagatttttttttaacctaaaaacttGTTAACTATAGGTTATAGCATTGTAATTAGTGAAAGTAACAAGTACAGTGACACCTCTTTGTTTGTCATTTCTTGTTTCTATTCATTTCCTCCCTTGTATTAAGAGAGTCCATGTCATCCTTCTAACTCTTGATACCGCCCTTGTATTAAGAGAATCCATGTCATCCTTCTAACTCTTGATACCGCCCTGCTTACAGCTCCCTACTATTGTGCATGTACGCTAGCTTTTTAGGTGTGCTCGGCTCACTTTGAGCCTAGATTTTCTGCCTTTGCCAAGGGATAAAAGATCA
This genomic interval from Populus alba chromosome 1, ASM523922v2, whole genome shotgun sequence contains the following:
- the LOC118040257 gene encoding protein NUCLEAR FUSION DEFECTIVE 4 isoform X2 encodes the protein MVFSGLLLPRLLLACRIGWLHSSLPLQIWVALVVATNSTTWFGTAVLVTNMRNFPLSRGTVSGILKGYAGIAAAVYTVIYKLVLKDSDSELLLILTLGIPILCLAMMYFIRPCSPASGEDSSEHVHFIFSQVASVSLALYLLITTIISGVVSLSDTVSYILVLIMVIILMSPLAIPVKITLFPAEHKRHVPPSDSSDHLVPKEGESTPTDSLLTPSSSGTNLGSFYENEDALDADMLLAVGEGAVKKRRRPRRGEDFKIREALIKADFWLLWVVNFLGVGAGVTVLNNLAQVGVAFGLEDTTLLLTLFSFCNFVGRIGSGAISEHFVRLKMIPRTLWMTFALMVMVMTFILFAFALNGILYAAIPLLGICYGVLYSIMVPTVSELFGLKHFGLIYSFMGLGNPIGALLFSGMLAGYVYDAEAAKQSSSSCVGPDCFKLTFLVLAGVCGLGTILSILLTVRIRPVYELLYSGGSFRLPQTSGH
- the LOC118040257 gene encoding protein NUCLEAR FUSION DEFECTIVE 4 isoform X1; protein product: MPNIVLKAGSRPPWVGLAAAVWVLIAAGNGYNFPLYSPSLKSVLGLNQQQITILGVANDIGENVGLLPGIACNKFPPWALLSVGVVFCFLGYGVLWLTVTQTVIGLPYWLIWVALVVATNSTTWFGTAVLVTNMRNFPLSRGTVSGILKGYAGIAAAVYTVIYKLVLKDSDSELLLILTLGIPILCLAMMYFIRPCSPASGEDSSEHVHFIFSQVASVSLALYLLITTIISGVVSLSDTVSYILVLIMVIILMSPLAIPVKITLFPAEHKRHVPPSDSSDHLVPKEGESTPTDSLLTPSSSGTNLGSFYENEDALDADMLLAVGEGAVKKRRRPRRGEDFKIREALIKADFWLLWVVNFLGVGAGVTVLNNLAQVGVAFGLEDTTLLLTLFSFCNFVGRIGSGAISEHFVRLKMIPRTLWMTFALMVMVMTFILFAFALNGILYAAIPLLGICYGVLYSIMVPTVSELFGLKHFGLIYSFMGLGNPIGALLFSGMLAGYVYDAEAAKQSSSSCVGPDCFKLTFLVLAGVCGLGTILSILLTVRIRPVYELLYSGGSFRLPQTSGH